A genomic window from Tolypothrix sp. PCC 7910 includes:
- a CDS encoding response regulator transcription factor has product MTAHILLVEDEVKLARFVELELNSEGYQVSVANDGILGLTLARDLSPDLAILDWMLPGLTGLEICRRLRATGNSMPVILLTAKDEVSDRVAGLDAGADDYVVKPFSIEELLARIRAHLRRTQETDEDVSQFEDLSLNRRTRQVFRGKRAIELTAKEFDLLEYLMSHPRQVFTRDQIIEKVWGYDFMGDSNIIEVYIRYLRLKLEENKEKRLIHTVRGVGYSLRE; this is encoded by the coding sequence ATGACAGCGCATATCCTTTTAGTTGAAGATGAAGTTAAGCTGGCGCGATTTGTTGAACTGGAATTGAATAGTGAAGGATATCAGGTAAGTGTAGCTAATGATGGTATCCTCGGCTTGACCTTGGCAAGAGACTTGTCTCCGGACTTAGCAATTCTTGATTGGATGCTACCAGGACTTACGGGTTTAGAAATCTGTCGTCGTTTGCGCGCCACTGGTAACTCAATGCCGGTGATCTTGTTGACAGCCAAAGACGAAGTGAGCGATCGCGTGGCTGGTTTAGATGCTGGTGCTGATGATTATGTAGTTAAACCATTTAGCATTGAAGAACTATTAGCGAGAATTCGCGCCCATCTCCGCCGCACCCAAGAAACAGATGAGGATGTTTCCCAGTTTGAAGATTTGAGTTTAAACCGTCGTACTCGTCAAGTTTTTCGTGGTAAACGAGCAATTGAGTTAACCGCAAAAGAATTTGACCTGTTAGAGTATCTCATGAGCCATCCCCGTCAAGTGTTTACTAGAGACCAAATTATCGAGAAAGTTTGGGGTTACGACTTTATGGGAGATTCTAATATTATTGAAGTTTATATTCGCTATTTACGCCTGAAATTAGAAGAAAATAAAGAAAAACGTTTAATTCATACTGTGCGTGGTGTTGGTTACTCACTGCGAGAGTAA
- a CDS encoding PEP-CTERM sorting domain-containing protein produces MAFKTIGLGLALTCGTFAVGSTLAPAQAFSLNGTVAVDGTANLGPTKTNPANTQIQWTSSGTVRQATGDFSTLLGNNVTLQNLALSLRSTLTAAGSNYDFSAVPKFIDFGTVTLKGITSSLSFDLSAGSLQRIAKNNSVTINTPEDPGISGFFKFNGQTVARGELSGNRTFNSSGSSGVTTISLATEEVPEPFTILGSVTALGMGVALKKKQIQKLKKEKVTA; encoded by the coding sequence ATGGCTTTTAAAACAATAGGGCTAGGATTAGCCTTAACTTGCGGCACCTTTGCTGTAGGTAGCACATTAGCACCAGCGCAAGCTTTTAGTTTGAATGGTACTGTAGCAGTTGACGGTACTGCTAATTTAGGGCCAACAAAAACAAATCCTGCAAATACACAAATTCAATGGACAAGTAGCGGCACGGTTCGCCAGGCTACTGGCGATTTTTCGACTTTATTAGGTAATAATGTTACATTGCAGAATCTAGCACTGAGCCTACGGTCAACACTAACAGCTGCGGGATCTAATTATGACTTTAGTGCAGTACCTAAATTCATTGATTTCGGTACTGTTACTCTCAAAGGTATCACTTCTAGCTTGTCGTTTGACCTGAGTGCTGGTTCTCTGCAGAGAATAGCCAAAAATAACAGCGTGACTATCAATACTCCTGAAGATCCAGGAATTAGTGGTTTCTTTAAATTTAATGGTCAAACTGTTGCTAGAGGCGAACTTAGTGGGAATAGAACTTTTAACAGCAGTGGTTCAAGTGGTGTGACTACCATTAGCTTAGCGACTGAAGAAGTGCCAGAACCTTTTACAATTTTAGGCTCGGTAACAGCTTTAGGAATGGGAGTTGCGTTGAAGAAGAAACAAATTCAAAAGCTGAAAAAAGAAAAAGTAACAGCTTAA
- a CDS encoding carbohydrate ABC transporter permease, protein MNQLSSKDWVLIKQRLTPYLFLLPALIILGLTVFWPALQAFYLSFTSYEDISQPPQWIGIANFLKLWQDTVFWQTLTNTFLYLVGVVPILVIAPLGLAILVNQKLRGMNWFRAAYYTPVVISMIVAGIAWKWLYAENGLLNQFFKALGMFPEGIPWLTSPNKLFGILPISLASVMAVTVWKGLGYYMVIYLAGLQSIPGDVYEAAAIDGSDGIRKHLDITIPLMKPYLALVAVISAISATKVFEEVYIMTQGGPLNSSKTIVYYLYEQAFTNLEISYACTIGLVLFLIILGLSILRLIISQESTDNIKV, encoded by the coding sequence ATGAATCAGTTGTCATCTAAAGATTGGGTGTTAATCAAACAGCGACTAACCCCTTATTTATTTTTGCTACCCGCCTTAATAATTTTAGGGTTAACCGTCTTTTGGCCTGCATTGCAAGCATTTTATTTGAGTTTTACTAGTTATGAAGATATTTCCCAACCACCACAATGGATAGGTATTGCTAACTTCCTCAAGCTTTGGCAAGATACCGTTTTTTGGCAAACTTTAACAAATACCTTTCTCTATCTTGTCGGTGTAGTGCCAATTCTTGTAATTGCGCCTTTAGGATTAGCTATTTTAGTTAATCAAAAACTTAGGGGAATGAATTGGTTTCGAGCTGCATACTATACACCAGTAGTCATTTCCATGATTGTTGCTGGCATAGCATGGAAATGGCTTTATGCAGAAAATGGCTTACTTAATCAATTTTTCAAAGCCTTGGGGATGTTTCCCGAAGGAATTCCTTGGTTAACTAGCCCTAATAAACTTTTTGGCATTCTGCCAATTTCTTTGGCAAGTGTAATGGCCGTGACTGTCTGGAAAGGCTTAGGCTATTACATGGTAATTTACCTAGCCGGTTTGCAATCTATTCCTGGCGATGTCTACGAAGCTGCAGCTATTGATGGTTCCGATGGTATTCGCAAACATTTAGATATTACGATACCTTTAATGAAACCATATTTAGCTTTGGTGGCTGTGATTTCTGCAATATCTGCCACCAAAGTATTTGAAGAAGTTTATATCATGACCCAGGGAGGGCCACTTAATAGCTCAAAAACCATAGTTTACTATTTATATGAGCAAGCATTCACTAATTTAGAAATTAGCTATGCTTGCACAATTGGGCTAGTGTTATTCTTGATAATTTTGGGTTTATCTATTTTGCGATTAATTATTAGTCAGGAAAGCACTGATAATATCAAAGTTTAA